A genomic region of Trueperaceae bacterium contains the following coding sequences:
- a CDS encoding aspartate aminotransferase family protein produces MSGIKLVTPVPGPRSLAIAARRDAAGARGASRLTDLAVVGGHGPYVVDADGNRLLDFAGGIGVLAVGHTPEGVVSALQDQAERLIHLCAIVGTYEPYVRVLETLCELAPGDFPKKAVLMNSGAEALETAVNVARAYTGRQAVVVFEGAYHGRTNLTLGMTSKYALFKKGFGPFAPEIYRLPFPDLYRRPAGMSEDAFLDMAIAALDKAMVAQVDPGAIAAFVIEPVQGEAGFLPVPARFLRRLREIADRHGVVLVADEVQSGLARTGKLWAVEHSGVVPDLVTTAKSLAAGMPLSAVVGRAEMMDAPHPGGLGGTYSGNPLACVAALEALAMLGSEAFLARAVQVGERLRAGLERIAAEQPAVGEVRGLGPMLAMEFVRDRATKEPFPELVLDVTKQALKRGLIVIRAGLYSNCIRLLPPLNMTDAEVDEGLAVLKEAVAAAAALHAPAAEPVA; encoded by the coding sequence ATGAGCGGTATCAAGCTCGTCACTCCCGTTCCCGGCCCGAGGAGCCTCGCCATCGCGGCCCGCCGTGACGCCGCCGGCGCGCGCGGCGCCTCGCGCCTGACCGACCTCGCCGTGGTCGGCGGCCACGGCCCGTACGTGGTCGACGCCGACGGCAACCGGCTCCTCGACTTCGCCGGCGGCATCGGCGTCCTCGCCGTCGGTCACACGCCCGAGGGCGTCGTGAGCGCTCTGCAGGACCAGGCCGAGCGGCTCATCCACCTCTGCGCCATCGTCGGCACCTACGAGCCGTACGTGCGCGTCCTCGAGACCCTCTGCGAGCTGGCCCCCGGCGACTTCCCGAAGAAGGCCGTGCTCATGAACAGCGGCGCGGAGGCGCTGGAGACGGCCGTCAACGTGGCGCGCGCCTACACGGGCCGGCAGGCCGTCGTCGTGTTCGAGGGCGCCTACCACGGGCGCACGAACCTCACGCTCGGCATGACGAGCAAGTACGCCCTCTTCAAGAAAGGTTTCGGGCCGTTCGCGCCCGAGATCTACCGCCTGCCGTTCCCGGACCTCTACCGCCGGCCCGCCGGCATGAGCGAGGACGCGTTCCTCGACATGGCCATCGCGGCCCTCGACAAGGCGATGGTTGCGCAGGTGGACCCGGGCGCCATCGCCGCCTTCGTCATCGAGCCCGTGCAGGGCGAGGCCGGCTTCCTGCCCGTCCCGGCGCGCTTCCTGCGCAGGCTGCGCGAGATCGCCGACCGCCACGGCGTCGTGCTCGTCGCCGACGAGGTGCAGTCCGGCCTGGCCCGCACGGGCAAGCTCTGGGCCGTCGAGCACTCCGGCGTCGTGCCCGACCTCGTCACGACGGCCAAGTCGCTAGCGGCGGGCATGCCGCTCTCCGCCGTCGTCGGCCGCGCGGAGATGATGGACGCCCCGCACCCGGGCGGCCTCGGCGGCACGTACTCGGGCAACCCGCTCGCCTGCGTGGCGGCCTTGGAGGCCCTCGCCATGCTCGGCAGCGAGGCGTTCCTCGCGCGCGCCGTCCAGGTGGGCGAGCGGCTGCGCGCCGGCCTCGAGCGGATCGCCGCCGAGCAGCCGGCGGTAGGCGAGGTGCGCGGCCTCGGCCCGATGCTCGCCATGGAGTTCGTGAGGGACCGCGCCACCAAGGAGCCGTTCCCTGAGCTCGTGCTCGACGTCACGAAGCAGGCGCTGAAGCGCGGCCTCATCGTCATCCGGGCGGGGCTCTACTCGAACTGCATCCGCCTGCTGCCGCCGCTCAACATGACGGACGCTGAGGTGGACGAGGGCCTCGCAGTCCTGAAGGAGGCCGTCGCCGCGGCGGCGGCGCTCCACGCGCCCGCGGCGGAGCCGGTCGCCTAG
- a CDS encoding NAD-dependent succinate-semialdehyde dehydrogenase codes for MTTDRFPLKQLIGGEWVDAASGGLWDLIDPGSERVVQRVPFGDATDANAAIAAAAAAYPDWAAKTAYERAEVLERAAAWVRANVDDLALITTEESGKPIGDARGEWLSATGYLTWFAGEGIRAYGRTVPARVAGRRISVLPQPLGVVATITAWNFPVYNIVRTWAAALAAGNTVVGRPSEFTPRSAMLLAQALQAGGAPDGVVNVVNGDPEAMGQAFLDDPRVRKIAFTGSPRVGRLLMDGASRTLTRLALELGGNAPVIVFPDVADLGRLAALAARFKARNAGQVCIAPQRYFVHESVADEFTARVVDAMRALKVGHGLEDGVQVGPLINARQLGRVEELVAAAAASGANVALGGARLGRPGYFYAPTVVTGVAPGSRLYEEEIFGPVLPITTFRSAPEVLALANATEYGLAAYVFTADLNTAIAMAERLEFGMVGVNDWMPVSPEAPFGGVKGSGIGRETGSEGIQEYLEQKAVFIGGVELPA; via the coding sequence GTGACAACCGACCGTTTCCCGCTCAAGCAGCTCATCGGGGGTGAGTGGGTCGACGCCGCTTCCGGTGGGTTGTGGGACCTCATCGACCCGGGCAGTGAGCGCGTCGTGCAGCGCGTGCCCTTCGGAGACGCGACCGACGCGAACGCCGCCATCGCCGCTGCCGCTGCCGCGTACCCTGACTGGGCCGCGAAGACGGCGTACGAGCGCGCGGAGGTCCTCGAGCGCGCCGCCGCCTGGGTCAGGGCGAACGTTGACGACCTCGCGCTCATCACGACCGAGGAGTCGGGCAAGCCCATCGGCGACGCGCGCGGCGAGTGGCTGTCGGCGACCGGCTACCTCACGTGGTTCGCCGGCGAGGGCATCCGGGCCTACGGCCGCACCGTGCCGGCCAGGGTGGCCGGCCGGCGCATCAGCGTCCTCCCGCAACCCCTCGGCGTCGTCGCGACCATCACCGCCTGGAACTTCCCCGTCTACAACATCGTGCGGACCTGGGCGGCGGCGCTGGCTGCGGGCAACACGGTGGTCGGGCGGCCGTCCGAGTTCACGCCGCGCTCGGCCATGCTCCTCGCCCAGGCGTTGCAGGCGGGTGGGGCGCCTGACGGCGTTGTGAACGTGGTCAACGGCGACCCGGAGGCGATGGGCCAGGCGTTCCTCGACGACCCGCGCGTGCGCAAGATCGCGTTCACGGGCAGCCCGCGCGTCGGCAGGCTCCTGATGGACGGGGCCTCGCGCACCCTGACGCGCCTCGCCCTCGAGCTGGGCGGCAACGCCCCCGTCATCGTGTTCCCCGACGTGGCCGACCTCGGCCGCCTGGCGGCCCTCGCCGCGCGCTTCAAGGCCCGGAACGCGGGGCAGGTCTGCATCGCGCCCCAGCGCTACTTCGTGCACGAGAGCGTGGCGGACGAGTTCACGGCGCGCGTAGTCGACGCCATGCGCGCGCTCAAGGTCGGGCACGGGCTCGAGGACGGCGTGCAGGTCGGGCCGCTCATCAACGCCAGGCAGCTCGGCAGGGTGGAGGAGCTCGTCGCCGCGGCCGCGGCCTCCGGCGCGAACGTGGCGCTCGGCGGGGCGCGGTTGGGGCGTCCGGGCTACTTCTACGCGCCCACGGTCGTCACCGGCGTGGCGCCGGGCAGCCGCCTGTACGAGGAGGAGATCTTCGGGCCCGTGCTCCCCATCACGACGTTCAGGAGCGCCCCGGAGGTCCTCGCGTTGGCGAACGCCACGGAGTACGGGCTGGCCGCCTACGTCTTCACCGCCGACCTCAACACGGCCATCGCCATGGCCGAGCGGCTCGAGTTCGGCATGGTCGGCGTGAACGACTGGATGCCCGTCAGCCCCGAGGCGCCCTTCGGCGGGGTCAAGGGGAGCGGCATCGGGCGCGAGACGGGCTCGGAGGGCATCCAGGAGTACCTGGAGCAGAAGGCCGTGTTCATCGGCGGTGTGGAGCTGCCGGCCTAG
- a CDS encoding DUF1648 domain-containing protein, with amino-acid sequence MQVSREDAKLVTAGLRTPPTGLDLALEILAALTVAVAIAFLAVAWSGLPERVPTHFDASGAPDAFGSRWSLWGLAGVMVALYAVLYAMKFAPPRLWNLPFTVTSANAQAVGSLLARFSRVMNLACTALFGALLVGSVRVALGQAGGLPVWTTLVGVLLLFGALAWVLITLSRLGRGGAASKPAARHHGSR; translated from the coding sequence ATGCAGGTCTCCCGCGAGGACGCGAAGCTCGTGACAGCCGGACTCAGGACGCCGCCGACGGGCCTCGACCTCGCCCTCGAGATCCTGGCGGCCCTCACCGTGGCGGTGGCGATCGCGTTCCTCGCCGTGGCGTGGTCGGGTCTGCCGGAGCGCGTGCCTACCCACTTCGACGCGTCGGGCGCGCCCGACGCCTTCGGGTCGCGCTGGTCCCTCTGGGGGCTGGCGGGGGTCATGGTGGCGCTGTACGCCGTTCTCTACGCCATGAAGTTCGCGCCGCCGCGGCTCTGGAACCTGCCGTTCACGGTCACGTCCGCCAACGCGCAGGCCGTCGGTAGCCTGCTCGCACGCTTCAGCCGGGTCATGAACCTCGCCTGCACCGCCCTCTTCGGCGCGTTGCTCGTCGGCAGCGTACGGGTCGCGCTCGGGCAGGCAGGTGGGCTGCCCGTCTGGACCACCCTGGTCGGCGTCCTCCTGCTGTTCGGCGCGCTGGCCTGGGTCCTCATCACGCTGTCGCGGCTGGGCCGGGGCGGGGCGGCGAGCAAGCCGGCCGCGCGGCATCACGGGTCGCGGTAA
- a CDS encoding ABC transporter permease — MTRGKVRGDRARAVGMALPATFWLVVFFLLPLVFVAFSSFMSRGPGGQPVSPATLAQYERTFTVFGPVLWRSVGVALFATVISLVLGYPLAFFISRRRSPATRMFLLFLVMLPFWTNFLVRTYALITIMQRDGLLNGLFQSLGVISAPLQMLFTPAAVMVGLVYGYLPFMILPIYASVEALDRRYVEAANDLGANDWTAFWRIIFPLTLPGVIAGSILVFIPAIGAYVTPDLMGGTRGLMIGNLIQGQFGGRGNVPLGSAISMVLLAMVFISVLVYTRWGQREE; from the coding sequence GTGACGCGCGGCAAGGTCAGGGGCGACCGGGCCCGCGCCGTAGGCATGGCGCTGCCCGCCACGTTCTGGCTCGTGGTCTTCTTCCTGCTGCCGCTCGTGTTCGTCGCCTTCTCCTCGTTCATGTCGCGCGGGCCGGGCGGGCAGCCCGTGTCGCCGGCCACCCTCGCCCAGTACGAGCGCACGTTCACGGTGTTCGGGCCCGTGCTGTGGCGCTCCGTCGGCGTCGCGCTCTTCGCCACCGTCATCAGCCTCGTGCTCGGCTACCCGCTCGCGTTCTTCATCAGCCGGCGGCGCTCGCCCGCCACGCGCATGTTCCTGCTCTTCCTCGTCATGCTGCCGTTCTGGACGAACTTCCTCGTGCGCACCTACGCGCTCATCACGATCATGCAGCGCGACGGCCTCCTCAACGGCCTCTTCCAGAGCCTCGGCGTCATCAGCGCGCCCCTGCAGATGCTCTTCACGCCGGCGGCCGTCATGGTCGGCCTCGTGTACGGCTACCTGCCGTTCATGATCCTGCCCATCTACGCGTCCGTCGAGGCGCTCGACCGGCGCTACGTCGAGGCGGCCAACGACCTGGGCGCCAACGACTGGACGGCGTTCTGGCGCATCATCTTCCCCCTCACCCTGCCCGGCGTCATCGCCGGCTCCATCCTCGTGTTCATCCCGGCCATCGGCGCGTACGTTACGCCCGACCTCATGGGCGGCACCCGCGGCCTCATGATCGGCAACCTCATCCAGGGGCAGTTCGGCGGGCGCGGTAACGTGCCGCTCGGCAGCGCCATCTCGATGGTGCTCCTCGCCATGGTGTTCATCAGCGTCCTCGTCTACACGCGCTGGGGGCAGCGGGAGGAATGA
- a CDS encoding GNAT family N-acetyltransferase: MRGKEVLEFTVASTQLRHGLGVYDVVRLANGYPTDRYVHCINPEAVAEQLERFPEGQFVATTYEDGTEKVIGMATTMRTARTPDEPALPWYDVIGSFGLRNHDPEGEWLYGVEIAVHPDYQRRGVATAIYKARLALVERLGLSGWYAGGMLMGYDRYRETFTPKEYGQRVLAGDLEDPTVTMQLHQGLEGRAIIEGYYPEWRAGNTAVLLVHEPKRTPRPAGGPGVAKLRASVRREPRALQEPAS; the protein is encoded by the coding sequence ATGAGAGGCAAAGAAGTACTAGAGTTCACCGTAGCCAGTACGCAGTTACGGCATGGCCTTGGCGTCTACGATGTCGTCAGGCTTGCCAACGGCTACCCAACGGACCGCTACGTCCACTGCATCAACCCCGAGGCGGTCGCCGAGCAGCTCGAACGGTTCCCGGAAGGGCAGTTCGTGGCGACCACCTACGAGGACGGCACGGAGAAGGTAATCGGCATGGCGACCACCATGCGCACGGCTCGCACGCCCGACGAGCCGGCGCTCCCCTGGTACGACGTCATCGGTTCCTTCGGCCTTCGCAACCACGACCCCGAAGGGGAGTGGCTGTACGGAGTCGAGATCGCCGTCCACCCCGACTACCAGCGCAGGGGCGTCGCCACCGCCATCTACAAGGCCAGGCTCGCCCTCGTCGAGCGGCTCGGCCTGAGCGGCTGGTACGCGGGCGGCATGCTCATGGGCTACGACCGCTACCGCGAGACGTTCACACCCAAGGAGTACGGCCAGCGCGTGCTCGCGGGCGATCTCGAGGACCCCACGGTGACGATGCAGCTCCACCAGGGGCTCGAGGGCCGCGCCATCATCGAGGGCTACTACCCCGAGTGGCGCGCGGGCAACACGGCCGTCCTCCTCGTGCACGAGCCCAAGCGCACGCCGAGGCCGGCGGGAGGCCCGGGCGTTGCCAAGCTGCGCGCGTCGGTCCGCCGCGAACCGCGGGCACTCCAGGAACCAGCCAGCTGA
- a CDS encoding aminotransferase class III-fold pyridoxal phosphate-dependent enzyme, which produces MAPEPANASPTGSHLAPVWSRLTQLRPVRGEGAYLFDEAGTAYLDFTSGIGVANTGHAHPRVVEAIQQQAAELLFAQVNIVLSPALGRLADALATVVHPELGSFFFSNSGAEAVEAAVKLARHATLRPNVVVFQGSFHGRTGQAMALTTSKTVYRHRYQPLPAGVVVAPFPYAYRYGWDDDTTVDFCLRELELTLKSQTAPDETAAFIIEPVLGEGGYVPAPKRFLEGLRRLADEHGIVLVFDEVQTGFGRTGKFFAYEHHGVLPDVVILAKGLGSGLPISGIAARPELTAKWEKGTHGGTYGGGSTVPLAAARATIDALIAEDLPGNAARMGERLIAGLRELQRQYPVIGDVRGLGLMIGVEFAGEAGVAKRVQQVCLAENLLLLTCGVNDQVVRWIPPLVVGEAEIDAALAVFRRALAANAAPAAAEQRGASAVAGAVSSGGRGER; this is translated from the coding sequence ATGGCACCAGAACCCGCCAACGCCAGCCCGACGGGGTCGCACCTAGCGCCCGTCTGGTCGCGCCTCACGCAGCTGCGCCCAGTGCGTGGCGAGGGGGCGTACCTCTTCGATGAGGCGGGCACGGCCTACCTCGACTTCACCTCCGGCATCGGCGTCGCCAACACCGGCCACGCCCACCCGCGCGTGGTGGAGGCCATCCAGCAGCAGGCCGCCGAGCTCCTCTTCGCCCAGGTAAACATCGTCCTCAGCCCCGCGTTGGGGCGCCTCGCGGACGCGCTCGCCACGGTGGTCCACCCCGAGCTCGGCTCGTTCTTCTTCAGCAACAGCGGGGCGGAGGCCGTCGAGGCCGCCGTCAAGCTCGCACGCCACGCCACGCTCAGGCCCAACGTCGTCGTGTTCCAGGGGAGCTTCCACGGACGCACCGGGCAGGCCATGGCCCTCACGACCTCCAAGACCGTCTACCGCCACCGCTACCAGCCCCTGCCGGCCGGCGTCGTGGTCGCGCCCTTCCCGTACGCCTACCGTTACGGCTGGGACGACGACACGACCGTCGACTTCTGCCTGCGCGAGCTCGAGCTCACTCTCAAGAGCCAGACGGCGCCGGACGAGACGGCCGCGTTCATCATCGAGCCCGTGCTCGGCGAGGGCGGCTACGTGCCGGCCCCCAAGCGCTTCCTCGAAGGGTTGCGGCGGCTGGCCGACGAGCACGGCATCGTGCTCGTGTTCGACGAGGTGCAGACGGGCTTCGGGCGCACGGGCAAGTTCTTCGCCTACGAGCACCACGGAGTGCTGCCGGACGTCGTGATCCTGGCCAAGGGCCTCGGGAGCGGCCTCCCCATCTCCGGCATCGCGGCTCGCCCGGAGCTGACCGCCAAGTGGGAGAAGGGCACCCACGGCGGCACGTACGGGGGAGGCAGCACAGTGCCGCTGGCCGCGGCGCGCGCCACGATCGACGCCCTCATAGCCGAGGACCTGCCAGGCAACGCCGCCCGCATGGGCGAGCGGCTCATCGCCGGTCTGCGCGAGCTGCAGCGGCAGTACCCCGTCATCGGTGACGTGCGCGGGCTCGGCCTGATGATCGGCGTCGAGTTCGCCGGCGAGGCCGGAGTCGCGAAGCGCGTCCAGCAGGTGTGCCTCGCGGAGAACCTCCTGCTCCTCACGTGCGGCGTGAACGACCAGGTCGTGCGCTGGATCCCGCCCCTCGTCGTCGGCGAGGCGGAGATAGACGCGGCGCTCGCCGTGTTCCGCCGGGCGCTCGCGGCCAACGCCGCACCGGCCGCGGCCGAGCAGCGCGGAGCGAGTGCCGTCGCCGGGGCGGTCTCCTCGGGAGGCAGGGGGGAGCGCTGA
- a CDS encoding DUF4143 domain-containing protein encodes MSAYLPRLQDAVLLDLLQGLPAVAIDGAKGVGKTSTAERVAGTVLQVDRPEVAESLRNDPGLIRRLKPPVLLDEWQYVPQLWNSVRRSVDEDYRPGQFLLAGSASPRDEDRLHSGAGRIVRLRMRPLSIEERGLDEPSVRLADLLTGTASEASRNTDVGFGRYLHEITASGFPAIRQLPDRYRDAQLDSYVANVVEHDFPEQGLRVRRPQTLFAWLKAYAAATAGTASYTTILDAATSGGSDKPTKVTTGAWRDMLSRLWLLDPVEAWLPGDNAFGRLSAAPKHFLADPALAARLLNITSARLETGAVDHVIGPQGGTVAGRLFEALVAQSLQVYASVNEARLYHFRSEAGHREIDFIVERGNIVVAVEVKLSPSVSDDDVRHLHWLGERVGPALAAKVVVNTGPTSYRRRDGVWVVPAALLGA; translated from the coding sequence ATGTCGGCCTACCTTCCCCGCCTACAGGACGCCGTTCTCCTGGATCTCCTTCAAGGGCTGCCCGCAGTGGCGATCGACGGCGCCAAGGGGGTCGGGAAGACCTCCACGGCCGAACGGGTAGCCGGCACGGTGCTCCAAGTCGATAGGCCCGAGGTAGCAGAGTCGCTGAGGAACGACCCGGGGTTGATCCGCCGCCTTAAACCTCCGGTCCTGCTCGACGAGTGGCAGTACGTCCCGCAACTGTGGAACAGCGTCAGGCGTTCGGTGGACGAAGACTACCGTCCCGGCCAGTTCCTGCTTGCCGGCAGCGCCTCGCCGCGGGACGAGGATCGGCTGCACTCAGGGGCGGGCCGCATCGTACGCCTGCGCATGCGGCCGCTATCCATCGAGGAACGCGGGCTGGACGAACCTTCCGTGCGCTTGGCGGACCTGCTTACCGGAACGGCATCCGAGGCTTCGAGAAACACGGACGTAGGGTTCGGCCGCTACCTCCACGAGATCACCGCCTCGGGCTTCCCGGCCATACGGCAGCTACCGGACCGGTATCGCGACGCCCAACTCGACAGCTACGTCGCGAACGTAGTCGAGCACGACTTCCCCGAGCAAGGGTTGAGAGTGCGCCGGCCACAGACGCTGTTCGCCTGGTTGAAGGCCTACGCGGCCGCGACGGCCGGCACCGCCTCTTACACGACCATCCTCGACGCGGCAACGTCGGGGGGGAGCGACAAACCGACCAAGGTGACGACGGGGGCGTGGCGAGACATGCTCAGCAGGCTCTGGCTCCTCGATCCCGTGGAGGCCTGGCTGCCCGGCGACAACGCGTTCGGCCGCCTCTCGGCCGCCCCGAAACACTTCCTGGCGGACCCGGCGCTGGCCGCCCGCCTGCTGAACATAACGAGCGCGCGACTCGAGACCGGGGCCGTCGACCACGTCATCGGTCCCCAGGGCGGCACCGTGGCCGGACGGCTGTTCGAAGCCTTGGTGGCACAGAGCCTCCAGGTCTACGCCTCCGTGAACGAGGCGCGCCTCTACCACTTCCGCAGCGAGGCCGGGCACCGCGAGATCGACTTCATCGTGGAGCGCGGCAACATCGTGGTAGCGGTCGAGGTCAAACTCTCACCGTCGGTGAGCGACGACGATGTTCGCCATCTCCACTGGCTGGGCGAGAGAGTAGGGCCCGCCTTGGCGGCCAAGGTCGTGGTCAACACCGGCCCGACGTCCTACCGTCGGCGTGACGGCGTATGGGTCGTGCCGGCGGCCCTGCTCGGCGCCTGA
- a CDS encoding FAD-dependent oxidoreductase, translated as MSHSGRKAPHNDLPSEHDVDVYDVLVIGAGAAGLAAARTLLERGSDLEVKVLEGRERLGGRMHTDRRFAGFPLELGAEFIHGERAATWRLVERLGLETVRWEKLDDSWVRLADGRRLTMRQARAEDPALEITRSWRLPPLPPRRHESFDAYLRRLGFDDVRLDYVRRAYANAAGESLRLLDATATLEGLAALGLDGTEDHRILEGYGAVVEAMALGPEFYTGTVVTLIEWGPGRVVVHDNEGHVYRSRMAIVTLPVGVLQAGSVEFDPPLPESKERALAGLGMGPVVKLVYRFAEPVTPEEITAVYAAGNPPMWWSPSAGHPTTEAVVWTAFVTGDGAVELMRLGEDDALERGLEALRRELGRPGLRAQDAFVVDWSSDPFARGGYSHVRPGHHGARELLAAPTPPLFWAGEATAPEARAATVHGALLSGERAAAEVLAAREAAAGVAAGVARPV; from the coding sequence ATGAGTCATAGCGGGCGCAAGGCGCCCCACAACGACCTCCCGAGCGAGCACGACGTCGACGTTTACGACGTACTCGTCATCGGCGCCGGCGCCGCCGGCCTCGCCGCCGCCCGGACCCTGCTCGAGCGGGGCTCCGACCTCGAGGTCAAGGTCCTCGAAGGACGCGAGCGCCTCGGCGGACGCATGCACACTGACCGGCGCTTCGCGGGCTTCCCCCTCGAGCTGGGCGCCGAGTTCATCCACGGGGAGCGCGCGGCCACGTGGCGCCTCGTCGAGCGCCTTGGCCTCGAGACGGTCCGCTGGGAGAAGCTGGACGACTCCTGGGTGCGGCTCGCGGACGGCCGGCGCCTCACCATGCGCCAGGCGCGCGCCGAGGACCCTGCCCTCGAGATCACGCGTTCGTGGCGCCTGCCGCCCTTGCCGCCCCGCAGGCACGAGTCGTTCGACGCCTACTTGCGCCGCCTCGGCTTCGACGACGTGCGGCTCGACTACGTCAGGCGCGCCTACGCCAACGCCGCGGGCGAGAGCCTGCGCCTCCTCGACGCCACCGCCACCCTCGAAGGGCTCGCCGCGCTCGGCCTGGACGGCACGGAGGACCACCGCATCCTCGAGGGTTACGGGGCTGTCGTCGAGGCCATGGCGCTCGGGCCCGAGTTCTACACGGGCACCGTGGTCACGCTTATCGAGTGGGGCCCTGGCCGGGTCGTCGTCCACGACAACGAGGGGCACGTCTACCGCTCGCGCATGGCCATCGTCACGCTCCCGGTCGGCGTGCTGCAGGCCGGGAGCGTCGAGTTCGACCCGCCGCTCCCCGAGTCCAAGGAGCGGGCGCTCGCCGGCCTCGGCATGGGCCCGGTCGTCAAGCTCGTCTACCGCTTCGCCGAGCCGGTCACCCCCGAAGAGATAACGGCCGTGTACGCCGCGGGCAACCCGCCCATGTGGTGGTCGCCGTCCGCCGGCCACCCGACCACGGAGGCGGTCGTCTGGACGGCGTTCGTGACGGGCGACGGCGCCGTGGAGCTCATGCGGCTCGGCGAGGACGACGCCCTCGAGCGCGGCCTCGAGGCCCTGCGGCGCGAGCTGGGCAGGCCGGGCCTGCGCGCGCAGGACGCTTTCGTCGTCGACTGGTCCTCCGACCCGTTCGCGCGCGGCGGGTACTCGCACGTCAGGCCCGGCCATCACGGCGCCCGCGAGCTCCTCGCGGCCCCGACGCCGCCCCTCTTCTGGGCCGGCGAGGCGACGGCGCCCGAAGCGCGCGCCGCCACGGTCCACGGCGCACTCCTTAGCGGTGAGCGCGCCGCAGCCGAGGTCCTCGCCGCCAGGGAGGCGGCCGCCGGGGTCGCCGCGGGGGTCGCGCGCCCCGTCTGA